Genomic window (Gadus morhua chromosome 3, gadMor3.0, whole genome shotgun sequence):
CTGAAAGTTCTGGCAGTTTCCTAGGTGACTGAAgtatttcctgtttcctgtttgagTAAGCGGCCCCTCTGAGAAGCCTTTGTGCTAAACAGGCTTCAGGGAATCAATGCCTTATTTGGACCATTTGAAAAGTCATGGTTTCCGACTGAAGCGGAAGCAAAAGGTGGCGATGTTGAAAAGCCATAAAGTCACTTGCAGAGAGCAAAGCAAGCTTCCTTGCTAAAGAGGTGCATACCGGTACCCACGCCGGTCGGCCCGCCATCTGCTGACTAAGCAAAAAAATGACTAACACAACATAACTGAAGTCTAAACGGAAACAGCGCCTCTTCCTTAtttactcagtgtgtgtgtgtgtgtgtgtgcgcgagtgcgcGAATTAGTGCATTAGTGACCAGGTTCTTTGTGTGATACAGAGAATAAAAAGAGCTAGAAAGCAGGGAattggcgagagagagagagagagagagagagagttcttaTAATTTTGTACTACATAATGCATGACCTTTCTTTGATCATATCAGAAGAAATGATGTGGCTGTGGGTGTCTATGTATCTCTGCCCTTCCAGAAATCGCGCTGTGTCCCAACAACCACGATGTTTACATTTACAAGAAGGACGGCACCAAATGGAACAAGATTCATGAGCTGAAGGAACACAACGGCCAAGTGACCGgtaagactcacacacacacatgggaaccCTCGTGTTCTACACACCCGCTCTCTCTGTCGACATACTTACACGCGTTTCTCCCCTCCGTATTGTATGGCGCTTCTCTAAATACTCAAAGTGAACGCAATAAAATCATTTAATAATAACTTATACAAGTAAAAAGCTAAAATAGGATAAAAATAGTTAGCTAAAAAACTGAAATAGGTATATAAGACTAGGAATAGTTAAAAGGAGGCAGGGGGATGATGCACGAAGGTGAGTTCTGAGGGCCTGTTTAAATGATGGGAGTGTGCTAGCCTGTCGGATGTGCTTGCAGGCATTGACTGGGCTCCGGACAGCGACCGCATTGTGACGTGCGGGGCGGACCGTAATGCCTACGTGTGGACCCAGAAGGAGGGCGTGTGGAAGCCCACCCTGGTCATCCTCAGGATCAACCGGGCGGCCCGCTGCGTGAAGTGGTCCCCGCGGGAGAACAAGTTTGCGGTGGGCAGCGGCTCGCGCCTCATCTCAGTCTGCTACTTTGAGCAGGAGAACGACTGGTGGGTAAAGGCAGGGTCCCACAGCCATGtgtggatgcacacacaaacacacacacaagcgcatacacacgcacgcacacacacacacacacacacacacacacacacacacacacacacacacacacacacacacacacacacacacacacacacacagcaatgcgtggatgcacagacacacacaactacacacacataaacagacacacacacacacagaaatacacacacacacacatacacagacacacaaatgatTGCACATCATTACAATAACCTCCCTGTTGGTACATGACTCATGACCTACATTCAAATTTTGAGTAAATATTAGTTTGTAACAATtatttatccatctatctattagGTGGGTCTGCAAGCACATCAAGAAGCCCATCCGCTCCACCATCCTCAGCCTGGACTGGCATCCCAACAACGTCCTGCTGGCTGCAGGCTCCTGTGACTTCAAATGCAGGTAAATTAAATGAACGTCAAGTATCAGAGAGAGCACACGCTTGCCCTCTTAACCACCTATACAAAGCATCCGTCTGGAGGTCCTGTTTCACTGGTTCTTAATCAAACCgtttgccccccctccccccccccccccccccagggtgttCTCTGCCTACAttaaggaggtggaggagaagccaGGCCCCACATCCTGGGGAAGCAAGATGCCGTTCGGAGAGATGCTGTTTGAGTCCAGCGAGGGCTCGGAGGCGGGGCCctctgagggggcgggggcagccgggggtgggggctgggtgcACGGCGTGTGTTTCTCCCACTCTGGCAACCGCCTCACCTGGACCTCCCACGACTCCAGCGTGGCCGTGGCCGAGGGGGGCAAGACCTgcacgtaagtgtgtgtgtgtgtgtgtgtgtgtgtgtgtgtgtgtgtgtgtgtggggggggggggttccagaacattttgtgcatgtgagtgttttTTGATAAACCTTTACATTTTTCCACTGTTAGTTTTGTGAGTGATTGAATGTGTAAGATCTGATTTTTGTCACTGGGATTCTTAGGATCAGCAGTCTGAGATCAGACAACCTTCCTCTGCTGTGCGTGACCTTCATCACCGAAAACAGTATTGTGGCTGCTGTGAGTGGCCCAGACACACTCTATACACAATCTATACACTAATCATTTGACATGTAAACCTAATCTATACATACTCCATCAGGAATGTAGACATAATATATGCATTATCTATTGGCtctgtatagattttgctacAAATTTGCATAAAAGAGACTGTTTATACGGTACAGTTACTTCATGCGATCCTATTTATCTTATCAAGGGTAAACCATCTGATTGGATCTATTTAAATTCTACCTTTTTAAATATTTCCTTTATAACCTCCATACAGTTCCTAACAGTAACACCTCCCTATGTTTACCTCTAGGGCCACGACTGCTACCCGGTTCTGTTTGTGTATGACGGGGCCAAGGGCAGCCTGACGTACGGAGGTAAGCTGGACGTCCCCAAGCAGGCCGCCGCAAAGGGCATCAGTGCCCGGGAACGCTTCCAGAACCTGGACCGCCGCGCCTCCACCACACAGACCTCCGAGCAGACCATAGACACCCTGCACAAGAACAGCATCAGGTAgagtggggggtgtgtgtgggtgtgtgtgtgtgtgtgtgtgtgtgtgtgtgtgtgtgtgtgtgtgtgtgtgtgtgtgtgtgtgtgtgtgtgtgtgtgtgtgtgtgtgtgtgtgtgtgtgtgtgtgtgtgcgtgtgtgtgcaaacgtTAACAGTAAATCAAGGTAAACAAATGAGAAATTTGTATGTTCTAGCCAACTCTCTGTGCTGGAAGGAGGGCGCAGTAAGTGTAGCAAGTTCTGCACCACCGGCATGGATGGTGGGATGGCCATATGGGACGTCAAGGTAACAGactgacacagacagacagacatgagtTCTACAGCTGTTTCAAACTAGTGTTTTACATACTGTCTCACTCTTTTTTCCAGACATTGGAATCTGCCATGAAGGACTTGAAAATTGCTTGAGGCTTACTTTGTCTACATGGCACAGCTCTTGTGTAACACAGGAAAATGAAGACTGCCACCCTTACATTCCTTATCTTCTCCAATACCACAtgtatcccccccacccctcaagAATCATATAAAGCAAAGCCAGCTTCTTATAGCATTATATTTTCGCTTTACTGTTCAACGATCAGGCCTGTGTCGAAAAACAAAGTGCGCACAGAAAGTATGCAATGAATGATTCAAGCTTTCGTGCTGCAAATGGTATTTACCTATCATGCTCATGATATAACATAAGGATTTTCAATGCTCTAAAAGCCAAATGCAAGTGTTTACCAATTGTGCTGAAATGCTGTATCGCTTATAAATGCTTATGCTGGTCATAATATGCATTTAATAAACCATTTCTACTATGGAACTCAAATCAAAGTGCATTGAGTaatttcaaaaaatatatatttggtgCTTTCAAGTTTCAGTAGTATGAAGGCTAGTAGGCCTATGAAATATAAGAAGCAAAATGATTATCAAATTTCCTTATAGAAAACTGTTAGGAAAGATATGGAATAGGTACGTGGCTTAATCAAATATGTGTTTTCCCATGAAATGACTCAATTAAGATTGCCATGGTTCATATGTCAATTACGGCGTGTTATTGAAGGGAAGCTACATACAAATTAATATTAATGATGCGGAAAATCATAAAAGTGAAGTGCAGGCTCGGTGCCGTTTAGATGAATCGTCATCGGAAGTGCCCCATTACGTGACACTTTACAGCCATGCAGTCTCTTAAAATGACTCCATCCCCATCTAGAGGAAATATCACGAACGCTGTTTGACGACAGAAATACACTATTGCACCTAAAAATTTTCATCGGGTCATCGTTCATCTCCTAAACCAACCGGATCTTTACGAACAGACATTTAATGTCCCCGGTCTCAATATAAAACAGTGGGGTCCCCCCTCGATTTTCTCCTtcgacatttttttttttttacacaacgCCCACACTTCCGGACCGTCCAGTGTGAGCAGCTGGATCGTAACGCATCCGACGCCTAGCGTTCGTAGAGACGAGGATGAAGCGATGTCCCTGATGCAACAACGATGTCTGTCAGCCGTTAATCGCTAGATTGTTCATTTCACACGGCCATTCATCGAACCATCTCGCGTTTTTTCCCCTTCCCCATCATAGGTGCTGATTTGTTTTCTTCCTCACAAGGAATTTGGGCTTCAGCCTTCTTCTGTTTGTCTTCGTCAACTGTTGCATATTTCCACTTTAAATGAATCTCGTAAGGTGGGTGAAATGTTTGatgtttatttacaacattGTATGTAAATGAGGTCGGTTTCGGTTCCTGCTTCTAACCGTTATCGTCTAGTGAGGATGATGGTGAAAGCCGCGTTTTGCACGCTTCAGTTATCTCTAGCGTGCAGACCTTCATAACTCATGCATGTACAAACAGTGGGCTCAGTGTAACACGGTTTGTCGGAATTTCTTGGCACATTTTGAAGAGTATGCCACTTATGtcctctttctctgccttgtcACCGTTTATTTGGGATGATGACGTCCCTAAGACGAGGTAGGGCTAAATAGCCTATCCTTTAGCACGGCAGGGTGGAGTTCACTTTTACAATTGATGAGTGGATCAACATGTTCTTAGTAAGTTTAAAATGTTCGGAGTGGATTTTATAATAAGGATGTATTGTTAAATgtcacagacactcacacggcacacacgcaagcacattCCATTCCCTAGGGACATACCATTCTACCGTTCTAATCCATTTGGTAATTtagaatatattattatatattatattatatagaaatAATGTGCGGCAATCAaagcttaatgtgtgtgtgtgtgtgtgtgtgtgtgtgtgtgtgtgtgtgtgtgtgtgtgtgtgtgtgtgtgtgtgtgtgtgtgtgtgtagtgtgtgtgtgtgtgtgtgtgtgtgtgtgtgtgtgtgtgtgtgtgtttgtgtgtgtgtgtgtgtgtgtgtgtgtctgtagtgtgtgtgtgtgtgtgtgtgtgtgtgtgtgtgtgtgtgtctgtagtgtgtgtgtgtgtgtgtgtgtgtgtgtgtgtgtgtgtgtgtgtgtgtgtgtgtctgtagtgtgtgtgtgtgtgtgtgtgtgtgtgtgtgtgtgtgtgtgtgtggcctctgGCCTGGTAATTATCGGGCAGCTTGATAAAGTCATTACTGACCAAGCCTGCTGGACTtggcacttgtgtgtgtgtgtacttgcgtGCACGtaaacattctcacacacacacacacacacacacacacacacacacacacacacacacacacacacacacacacacacacacacacacacacacacacacacacacacacacacacacacacacacacacacatgcatgcattgaGCAGGAGGTCAGGCAGTGGCAGGCCAGAGGTGGATGCTCAGTGAAGACTCCTCCTAACGGGGACAGGGCCATGTGTTTCTGGGCTGGATCAGATCGTATTAATAGCCCTGGATGGGCTAAATACAGGACAGGCTACACCAGAGGATGGAGTCAAACAATGGTGCCAATCTCTGCATGGGCTACTGCTCCTGCATGCTAGATGGACCGTCATCTGCGCTGGGGCGTCTGTCTTGTTGTAAACGCTTAGTGCCAataactgtttttgtttttacagaCTTAAACCAGAAATACGATAAGAGAgtctcaaaacaaacacattttgttCTGTATTGAGAATATATGGTGTTCCTAAGGATGACAGAGGTTGGCTTCCAAAGACCCTCATTCTGAGTCTataaacacacatggacatgcaCCAATACGTATGGTGTTGTTACTACTAATAATGTGGTTGGTAACGTGGTACACATGAGAGAGATGACGCGATGTGCCCTGCTTCTGGGAGTGTCCCAGTGTGTAGAGGACCGTCACGACTCCCGTCAGCCCGCTGTAAACAGGAATGAGAATGGGGCTAGCCCGCCCTTCTCCCGAGTGCTATCACACACCATTGCACAGCCCCCTGTTATGATGTAATAAGGTTTTAGTGGAAGCACTCACATTGGTTCGCCTGCGGCCATGTACATGTGTTTTATTGGCCAGCATCGTTTTGAGCCCCTTGAACAAAAGTATGAGGCATGCAAGTGTATAGCGGTagtggctgtgcgtgtgtgtgtgcgtgtgtgtgtgtgtgtgtgtgtttggctacCACATTGTTCATACCACGTTCATATTGGAAGCTTTCAAGTTTTTTTCAAGGCACATCGTGTTAATAAGCATGTTAGTTTAGAGTGGAGATAAATGTGGTTATGTCTATTAACGCATCTATCCTACACTGATCGTTTTCTTGATAGGAATCCCCTACAGGCATCCTCCCTATAAttgtccctttgtgtgtgtctgtgtgtttgtgtgtgtgtgtgtgtgtgtgtgtgtgtgtgtgtgtgtgtgtgtgtgtgtgtgtgtgtgtgtgtgtgtgtgtgtgtgtgtgtgtgtgtgtgtgtttgtctatgatGTACGGAATCTAGGTCTCTTATGAAACCTTGCTGTAAAAGATGCAACGGAAAAAAGCAAGGAGGGGGATGGTGTGTGAGGGGGTTTTGTGCGTTGTaccatgtgtttgtgcgcatgtgcgtttgtgtgtgtgtgtgtgtgtgtgtgtttgcatgcttccttgactttgtgtttgtgtttgcacacATGGGCATGGTTTCCCTTTCTGCTTACGATTTCCCCCTCCGCACATGAATCACAGAGACGGATCGAGAAGTAGGATGGAACCACAAAGCAGAACATGTAAAATCAATTTCTACCAAAGACAATGACCAGAGGAACATCCGGGATCCGCTCTCCACGCCCATGCATATATCGCTTCCTGTGTGATTATTTATGAGTCTGTTCCCGAGTGGGCCGATCTGTGCTAAGACGCATAGGTTAATCTACATGTATTGAATTTCGAACGAAAGAATGAAAGATAGACCTTCGGGTTCCATCAGTCTGTGGTTATCAGttgttgccaggcaacagcagccgttgcctggcaacagcAGTAACGGCAACAAgttaaagcgtgtgtgtgtgcctgggccAACGCGTTGCCGTTAAGAGAAGAGGGCGTGGGGAGTGGGTGGTTGGATGGGGGCGCCCTCATAAAAGGTGTTTGtaagaaaacagagacaaatATGTATTCACATAAATGACTTGTGTCTTTGTGAATATATTACAGGAGGTTCCTTTCACGTATCAAACGGGAACACATGCTGGGTTAGGCAGGGGGGCTCGGGACCACGTAAACTCATAAAACCATGTCCCGCTCACATTGTACATTTTGTTCAATATGTCCTAGGTTTATGAACAATCCGGTTCCATCCAACAAACGATACCAGCCCACGGAGTACGAGCATGCAGCTAACTGTGCCACGCACGCGGTAATCATTGAtctgacgcacgcacgcacacacacacacacacgcacacatacacatatgcgcacacacacacgcacacatgcacagactttcacacaaagacacacacacacacacacaatttgaatTAATCTGTAGGTCAAAAGATTATAATTTCCTAAGTAGATCAACCGCTAGAAATTAGAAACATTTATTTAGCAATGAAATCCTATTTTATAACAAGTGTATAGAGATATATTTACATTGAGGTATTGTttacaaatgcacaaacacatttgtgtattcacattcatttcaTACATATTTTAGCATTCTTTTCATgcatattttaatgtttttccaGACCAACTGATCAAACATTCCTCCTCATGGAAATTCAAAAAAACTGACTTGCGATTATTTACATTTTACCTTTCACAATTCAAAATTGTATTGTTCAATCTGTAATGAATGAACCTTCTTCTTCCTGGCCTTCTCCTGTAGCTGTGGATAATCCCCAGTCTGCTGGGCAGCTCCATGCTGCACTTCCGCTCCGATGACCAATGGGAGCGTGTGTCGGCCTGGCTCTATGGGGCGGGGCTTAGCTCACTCTTCATCATCTCCACCCTCTTCCACACTGTGGCCTGGAAGAAGAGCCACCTGCGGTACATaatggacacacgcacgcacacacacacacgtcacacacacattacttttTCCTAATCATAACGTTCTTACCACAATGAGGTAACATGCTCAATGAATGTCGGCCCAACCCGATGGATTGATCACATGTTCATTCCAGCCATCCATCATTGGCTGGTGAATAATGGTCCCATCGCACATCCCTGTAGGTGAGATGGGGAGAGTTGAACAGACAGCATGAGGGTTGAACGTGAACCTGCCTGATCTAAATAGAGGTTTAAGGGTGTTGATCGCATCCCTTAAGAAGAAACAGAGGGTTATAGGGTATAAGGGTCACATCCCTGTGGTAGACACAGAGGGTTATAGGGTCACATCCCTGTGGTAGACACACAGAGGGTTAAAGGGTATAATGGTCACATCCCTGTGGTAGACACAGGGGGTTATAGGGTCTGATGGTCACATCCCTGTGGTAGATACACAGGGGGTTATAGGGTCTGATGGTCACATCCCTGTGGTAGATACACAGAGGGTTATAGGGTCTGATGGGCACATCCCTGTGGTAGATACAGAGGGTTATAGGGTCTGATGGTCACATCCCTGTGGTAGATACACAGAGGGTTATAGGGTCACATCCCTGGGGTAGATACACAGAGGGTTATAGGGCCTGATGGTCACATCCCTGTGGTAGATACAGAGGGTCTAATGGTCACATCCCTGTGGTAGACACAGAGGGTTATAAGGGCTGATGAACACATCCCTGTGGTAGACACAGAGGGTTATAGGATCACATCCCTGTGGTAGATACACAGGGTTAAAGAGGCTAATGTGTGCGGGTTGTGTCCTTCTCAGGTCCGTGGAGCACTGCTTCCATATGTGTGACAGGATGGTGATCTACTTCTTCATCGCTGCCTCCTATGCTCCCTGGTGAGCTAAGCAGcactcagtgtttgtttgtgtgtgtgtgtgtgtgtgtgtgtgtgtgtgtgtgtgtgtgtgtgtgcgtccatgagtacatttgtgtgtgagtgtgagggggcggtgtgtgtgcgatgtggGTGTGGTTGCATTTATATGTGTGCGGGTGCATTTATATGTGCGTGTTTTTGCATGTGGCTGTGTGATGGCGTTTgtgttaagtgtgtgcgtgggtgttttTGCACGGAAACGTTGCGGGggggagcttgtgtgtgtgtgtgtgtgtgtgtgtgtgtgtgtgtgtctgtgtgtgtgttaatgcctGTGTGTCTACAGGCTGAACCTCCGGGAGCTGGGTCCGTGGGCGTCCCACATGCGCTGGTTGGTCTGGGTCATGGCGTCCATCGGGACCACCTACGTCTTCTTCTTCCATGAgaggtcagtctgtcagtccatcagtctgtctgcttgtctgtccgGCTCAGGGAATCATTAAATTATCTTTCAAGTGGCAAATTGTGATTTGAATAGTTATTGAATACATGAATATTTGTAAATGATAATGTAAAACCAAATTCTTCCCGCGTCCCGAATTTATTACCAGATGGTCATTTATTCCATCTGGTATATTTGCTCTGCATTGATTGTATGAGTCATGCCATGTTATCTCGCTCCGTTCAAAGCCAAGTTTATATAATCCATGTTTACCGGAACGCAGTGGTTTTGTTCACGCTGTGTTCCTCTCAGACTAACATCATTCCCCCACATTTTCAAAGTGAACAGCAGAACACATAACATGCTGTCTCACCAACCCGGAACCTACCAACCTACCGTCTTCATTGGCTGTATTCCTAACGTAAAACTCTTCTCCTCAGATATAAGATCATGGAGTTGATCTGTTATTCAGTGATGGGCGTCTTCCCTGCTTTGGTGATTCTCTCAATGGTGAGAAGCCCTCCTCCTTTGCTCCGTGTACATCGCAGTGCTTACATAACCCGGCCCAGAGTTGGTACAGTCTGTGTAAAACCctcccttgccccccccccccccccccccccccccagcccgagCAGGCTGGCCTGTATGAGCTGCTGATCGGCGGCGCCTTCTACTGCCTGGGAATGGTCTTCTTCAAGAGCGACGGCGTCGTCCCGTTTGCCCATGCCATCTGGCACCTGTTCGTTGCCATGGGAGCAGCCGTCCACTACTACGCCATCTGGAAATACCTCTACGCCCAGCAGGCCAATCAGGTGCAGACGTCCAGGTGACATCAGCTCTGACCTCATCGGAGTCGGGAAACGGCTCCTGTCATTGAGGGAAATCACAGGACACTACGAGGAGAACACTTCTAAGGCTCTCGCTGAAGACGCTTTGGTCCAGACGTTTCAGTTTCGTAAAAGGTTCAGTTGAATGAGTTGATAGCACACGAGAGTAGCGCTGCCTGACTCACTGTCATTATTGCGTTACTTTGCATTGAGGTGTTCTCCTCGTCGGTGTAAATATTGGTTTGGTTCTATTTAGAAATACATATTTATGGTATCAAACATGACCAGAGCCCTAGAATGCGTGCTATTCGTTTGGTATGTTATGATTTAGTATGGGCATTTTTGTCAGTGAGTAACTGTTATGATTACCCTAATCAAGCACTACACtagaatgtatttttttttttataaccgGCATATAGATATTCACAACTATATTTTAGTTTTAGTGTAAGAGTATTGGGATCAACTCACAACACATGTTACTATATAGCATTGCTATAGATTTTCTTAATTCGTTTTACTATACAGTTTTGCACCGCGTTACTAGTTTGAGATGAAATCCACCATGTCGGGTGAATTGGGGATAACCTCAACAAGGGGGAGGAACCACTGAATCACCATAGAAACACACTGCCAGGAAGCTGAATTCATAGCACACTACTGCTCTAATGCTATGTACTTCAcactttaaaaaaaggaaaccgAAGCTATAGTATTGTTGAACAATCTGGCCCAATAGTACGGCatctcaggtgtgtgtgcgtgcgcgtatgtttgtgtgtgtgcgcgtctgtctGGCATGCACGCGTATACCGCGTCTATTGGGGGGTACTCTTGATTCCCCTGAACCCAAAGCCTCAAATCGGCTGAGTCAATGTTTACACTCTTAACACGTATACCTTGAACGCACCGCGCACGATGAGGATAGTGTAAGAATCATAACACCCACCCCTTGTATCTACTCCACATGTGATAGCACATGGAACATGGGACGCGCCTGACGGCAAGGCAGTGTTGAGGAGCGATCACACAGAACACCTTTGCAGGCTGTAAAACATGAAAGCCTTTTTTGCAGAGCAGCCCCTTTTTTGCTGTTGCAAATCCACCATAGAGCATCTCCATGTAACCTTTAATTCCGTTGGCCACTTTGTTCCTGAGTGGCCTCTGTGCCAGTCACTCACACAAGGCACTCACCGCAGAAAAAAGCAAGGCCCTCAGCGACGCAACAGAAGCTAGCAAAACACTTGGTTTCCATGGATAACAATAGCAAGATAGACGCCACCACCCCAGCTGCTCAAAAAGTATTCAGTGTGATCGGGGCCTGACAGAGAGTTAGTTAACAGTGGTAGCTCACTGCTCTAGCGTGACTAACCAGGAAGAATGTACTAGCAAGTACTAGGTTGGCTATTACAGCTGGGTCATATTGTACAGCACCTATGTATTGTCAGAAGGCATTAGAAATGTCCTTTTAATGCCTCACTTGTTCcttttgtctttattttgttattctaTAAGGTTCTATTGTGAAACTATGATGAGTCTGTCTGCTTTTAGTCTACAGTGAACTTTGTGttggaacaaaaaaaaatgtttttatgataTTAACATTATAAGAAAGCttattgaggttttttttttattctggaTTCAAATGTAAAGGCTTGCATTAATACATGCTGGTCTACATGTGTATTGACAGCTAGGAAGCTttgatatgttgttgttttttgcacaTATCTCAACATTGTGTATTGAGTATGTAATGGATTGAGCGATCAATTTCCCCGATGCCCAGCCCTCTTGTCCCGGcccccctttccctcctgcTGCTTCACTGCCTCTGAACACACCCAGACAACAAGAGACTCGAACTCAATCATTCCAGTTAACTGTTTCATGACCAAATACTATGTGTActttttgaaaaacaaaaaaacaaaaaaaagtaaacaccgtttttatttgttgtttaaaataacTCTAATCATGGCAAATGTATCCGTTTTTTGTAAGTACTGTACAGAAGTTTTAGTATTTATCAATAgtattaaaataatattaaatagtGTACCACGCCTGCATTGTACGAAAGCTGgcttttttcgttttgtcccTTGTTTATTATATTAAGACACGGGCAAAACTCATTGGAGAAAGACTCTCTACATTGCAATGCTGACATACTGACATATTTTAATGGACGTTCCATTGCTTCTTTTCAACTGCCAGAAGTTTAAAACGATCCGTTTGTTCCAGTCAGTGTGGTGAGATGATGGAGTCCTCTATAAGTGCTGATACTGTACTCGATAGGAAGGTTAAAGGTTTGTGCAGGGATAATGTACTCCTGGACCCTAGAATGCAGAGGCCACTCCTTCTGAATGGATTTCTGCTCTAATGGGGCCACGATGTCTATCTTATGACGTGAGGGCCCTGCATCTCTGTGGTGATCTAAGCCCTTTATGAAGCCTTTGTGAACATGGCTATCATCATAATTATTTGTatcttcattattattataattatagttattaCTACGATGCACAGTATTTCTTGATGCTCTATGATGCTGGAGTCTGCT
Coding sequences:
- the arpc1b gene encoding actin-related protein 2/3 complex subunit 1B — protein: MAYHSFLLEPISCHAWNKDRTQIALCPNNHDVYIYKKDGTKWNKIHELKEHNGQVTGIDWAPDSDRIVTCGADRNAYVWTQKEGVWKPTLVILRINRAARCVKWSPRENKFAVGSGSRLISVCYFEQENDWWVCKHIKKPIRSTILSLDWHPNNVLLAAGSCDFKCRVFSAYIKEVEEKPGPTSWGSKMPFGEMLFESSEGSEAGPSEGAGAAGGGGWVHGVCFSHSGNRLTWTSHDSSVAVAEGGKTCTISSLRSDNLPLLCVTFITENSIVAAGHDCYPVLFVYDGAKGSLTYGGKLDVPKQAAAKGISARERFQNLDRRASTTQTSEQTIDTLHKNSISQLSVLEGGRSKCSKFCTTGMDGGMAIWDVKTLESAMKDLKIA
- the mmd2a gene encoding monocyte to macrophage differentiation factor 2a encodes the protein MNLVRFMNNPVPSNKRYQPTEYEHAANCATHALWIIPSLLGSSMLHFRSDDQWERVSAWLYGAGLSSLFIISTLFHTVAWKKSHLRSVEHCFHMCDRMVIYFFIAASYAPWLNLRELGPWASHMRWLVWVMASIGTTYVFFFHERYKIMELICYSVMGVFPALVILSMPEQAGLYELLIGGAFYCLGMVFFKSDGVVPFAHAIWHLFVAMGAAVHYYAIWKYLYAQQANQVQTSR